The Microbacterium amylolyticum genome includes the window TCGTAGCGGCCAGAGCGAATATGCGATCAACGGTGAAACGTGTCGCCTGCTCGATGTGCAGGAATTGCTGAGCGACTCCGGACTGGGCCGAGAGATGCACGTCATCGTTGGCCAGGGGCGGCTCGACACGGTACTGCGCGCGACGCCGGAAGAGCGCCGCGGGTTCATCGAAGAAGCTGCCGGAATCTTGAAGCACCGTCGCCGCAAGGAAAAGACCGTGCGCAAGCTCGACGCGATGGAGCAGAATCTTGCACGGTTGAGCGACCTCGCGGGGGAGGTGCGGCGGCAACTGAAGCCGCTCGGACGTCAGGCCGAGATTGCCCGCCAGGCTCAGACGATTGCCGCGGTTGTTCGCGATGCGAAGTCGCGCATTTACGCCGATGACGTCCTGCAGCTGAAGGCCGCTCTGGAAGAGTTCGCGCGCGGTGAGCGCGAACGTCACACGGAACGGATCGCGCTTGAAGATCAGGTGGCGACCGTGCGAGCGCGCATCGCGCATCTGGAGCGCTCGCAGACCGCGCGTGCCGTGGACGAGGCTCAGAGAGTGCTTTTCGGCCTGGAACAGGCGCAGGAGCGTATCCGCGGCCTCTTCACGCTCGCGAATCAACGCCTGAGCCTGCTCGGCGCCGACGCGGACGATCATCAGGCCGTTGTGACGGTGTCGCAGCAGGCAATCGACGCCGCTCGTGAAGAGGTCACGCGCCTCAAAGATGGGATCGGCGATGCGCAGGACGCGGCGCAAGCGGCCTCACGCGCCGTCGGCAGCGTTCGCACTGATCTTGACGCTCTTGATGCCGAGATCGCCAGGCAGAGTGCGCTGGTGTCCGAGCACGACATGAAGCTCAACACGCTTCGCGGCTCGGCAGAAGCGGCTCAGCAAACCCTTGACGCGGTGCGAGGTGCCGTTGTCCGCCAGCAGCAGGCGCTCGATGCCGCGAATGATCGTCGTGCGCAGGCGGAGGCCGACGTTTCCGCTCTCGAGGCTGCCGAAGCGTCAGAAGAACGCGCCGCCCATCATCAGAGTGACTATGAACGGGCACAGCGCGACGTGTCCGCGGCGGAGAAGGCGCTCGAAGAGGTGCGCGGCGCGCATCGCGAGGCCGAGCGCGAGGCGGATGCGCTCACCGCCAAGGTCGCGGCGCTCGGCTCGGCCCTCGACGTGACGAACGCGGCGGGATCGATCATTGCCCGGGACGACGACGGCGTCATGGGATTGGTCAGCGAATCGGTCCAGGTGCGAGCCGGCTTTGAACAGGCGATCGAAGCAGTGCTCGGGCCACTCGCGGAGGGCGTGCTCGTGGCTCGTCGCGATGATGCCTATCGTCTGGCGGCAACAACCGGTGACGCCGGCGCCGTTGACGTTGTGATTGCCGAGGCCGAACAGGGTGATGCGGTTCCCGCCGTGTCCGGCGCCGATCGCGCAATCGATGTTGTCAGCGCGCCCTCCGGAATCAAGGGCGTGCTCGCGTCCGTTCTCATCGTGTCGGAGCTCGCCGATGCGCCCGCCATCTTCGACGGCCTTCCCGAGGGCTGGCGCTCGAGCGCGATCGTCGTGACCCGCAACGGTGAGGTGGCGACCCTGCGCACCGTGCGGGCAGGTTCCGGCGGAGGAACGTCTCGCTTGGCGCTCCAGGCAGAGCGGGACGATGCCGCCGCCCTCCTCGAGCAGGTCAGTGGTGAGGTCGAGAGGCTCGCACAGGAGCGACAGATGTGCCAACGGCGCGTGCAGGAGACACGCGCCGTCCAGCGCAACGCGCTCGAAGCTCTTCGCGGACATGATGCACGGCTGGCGCAAGAAGCCGAGCGCGTGAACCGCGTCACCGTGCGCCACGAAGCAGCAGTTGCCGAGTGCGAACGGCTGAGCAACGATCTCGTTCGTGCGCAGGAAGCCGTCACCGATTCTGAGGCCCGCGCTACGCGCGCAGCGGCCGAACTTGCTGCGATGCAGCAGCTGCCGCGGCCGAGCTTGGACGTCTCCGCACGCGAGGGTCTGCAGGAGGCGCTCGAAAAAGCTCGTGAAGACGAGATGGCGGCGCGGCTGGACGTTGAGACCACGCGCGAGCGGGTGCGTGCGGCCGAGGCGCACGCGGCCGGACTCGAAAACCAGCGCGAACGCGAACAGCGTGCCGCGGAACAGGCAGCGCGTCGCGCCGTGCTTCGGCAGCGGCAACGCGATATCGCCGAGGGCGTCGCAGAACAGCTTCCGGCTATCCTTGATTCGGTAGATCGTTCCGTTTCTCAGGCTCGGATCGCGCTATCCGAGGCGGAGAAGACGCGTAGCTCGGTATCACAGGAGCTTCGCGGCCTGCGCGACCAGGAGACGACGATTCGCGAGCGGCTCGCCGGTATTACCCAGGCCGTACACGGTGTGGAATTGCAGGTGCACGAGAAGAAGCTGCACCTTGTCAGCATCACCGAACGCGTTCAGTCGGAGCTGGGGATCAGCGAAGATATTCTGCTGGCGGAATATGGTCCGGATCAGCCCGTTCCTCTTGATGACGTGCTCGCAGAGCAGACGCGAGATGATGACGAGCTCGACGGCGAGCCGGAGAGCGTTCCCTATGTTCGCGCGGAACAGGAAAAGCGCCTACGTACCGCCGAACGCAAGCTCAGCCAACTGGGCCGAGTGAACCCGCTCGCGCTGGAGGAATTCGCCGCACTCGAACAGCGCCACAGCTTCCTCACCGAGCAGCTGGATGATCTGGTGCGCACCCGCAAAGACCTGCAGTCGATCATCGGAGATCTTGACGAGCGGATGCAGCGAATCTTTGCCGACGCTTTCGAAGACACGAAGCAGGCGTTCGGCGAGATCTTTCCGATTCTGTTCCCTGGAGGGGCTGGTTCGATTTCGCTGACGAACCCCGACGACATGCTCACAACGGGTATTGAAGTGTCCGTTCGACCCGTCGGAAAGAAAATCGAACGGTTGTCATTGCTGTCGGGTGGTGAGCGTTCTCTCGCGGCCGTCGCCTTGTTGACGGCAATCTTCCAGGCCAGGCCCAGTCCCTTTTACATCCTTGACGAGGTCGAGGCTGCGCTCGACGATGCAAACCTCGGCCGGCTGCTCGGCGTCTTCGAGAAGCTACGGGAGAACAGCCAGTTGTTGGTGATCACTCACCAGAAGCGCACGATGGAGATCGCGGATGCGCTGTACGGCGTTTCGATGCGACAAGACGGAGTGTCGGCCGTGGTCGGTCAGCGCATTGTCGAGCGGTCTGCGTCGTGACCCTCGCCGAAGCCTACGATGCTGTTGCGCCCACGCTGAGACGGTGGCCAGACGTCGAGGCGCACGATCTGGTGGCCGCTGATCAGAGTGATCGACTGATTCTTCGTGAAGCGGAACCGTTCGCGGTTGATACCCGCGACATCGTCGTGATCGGCGATCGCTACGGAGCGCTGACGCTCTCTCTCCTTGCGGCGCTGCCCGATGTGCGCGTGCGTTTGCATCAGGACCTGATCACGGGGGAGCGGGCGCTTGTTCGCAACGCGGAGGTGCTTGGCGCGGATCCGGCGAGGATCACCTGGCACGATCTCGATGACACGCTTGTTCGCGATGCCACGCTCGTTCTACTGGTGCTTCCGCGCGGGCTCGACGCACTCGATGAAATCTCGGCTGTTATCGCCGCGTCAGCACGCGATGACGTGCGCGTTGTTGCGGGCGGCCGCGTGAAGCACATGACGCCATCGATGAACGAGACGCTGGCCGCCCACTTCACCGCCGTGCACGCGAGCAGGGGCGCGTCGAAATCGCGCGTGCTGCATGCGTCGCGGCCAACGCGACCGGCGTCGGAGCGGACGTGGCCGCGCACTCGCCGGCATGATGACGTGGGGCTCACTCTCGTCGCTCACGGGGCCGCCTTCGCCGGAACATCCCTCGATATCGGCACACGCTTTCTTCTCGAGCACCTCGGCCAGATCCCGCACACCCGCGACGCGATCGACCTGGGGTGCGGAACGGGCGCGCTTGCCGCGGCCTATGCGCTGGCCCGCCCCGGCACGCGGGTGATCGCTTCCGATCGCTCGGCGGCAGCCGTTGCCTCCGCGCGAGAAACGATGACGGCGAACGGTGTCGACGATCGCGTGACCGTGGTTCGTGACGATGGTCTCGCGCAGCAGCCCGACGCCTCCGCTGACCTCGTCCTGCTGAACCCACCGTTTCACTCGGGAGCAGCCGTGACGGATGCGATCGCACCGCGGCTCTTCGCCGACGCCGCCCGCGTTTTACGCCCCGGAGGTGAGCTGTGGACGGTGTGGAACAGCCACCTGCGCTACCGCCCTCAGCTCGAAAGCATCGTCGGGCCCACCCGGCAGATCGCGCGCAATCGCACCTTCACGATCACGGCGACGACGGGCCGGTAGATGTGCCGCGCGAGGCAGATTCGCGGGTGTGGCTTCGCTTGTGGATAACTTCAACGTCCCGGCGTGATTTCGTCTACGGTTCTGGGCATGCGCAAAATCCTCGTCGCGTCTTCCAGCCTTGTGCTCGCATCAGCCCTGCTCGCATCGTGCGCGAGCGAAGAGCCGCAGAACGATGCGCCGGTGGAGTGGACCGAGGAAAGTGCCTTTGCCGCGGCAGAGGAAACCTATCGCGCGTTCATCGAGGCGACGATGCCATACGGCGATGAGTTGGCGCTCGAATATCTCGCTGGGGACTTTCGAGCTCGAGAAGCACAAGCAATGCAGGAATACCGCGAGCGTGGGATTGAGCTTTCAGGAGAATCCATCGTGACGTCGTTTGACGGGGTAGATTTCTCGCTAATTGGTGGTTCAGCATCAGTCACCGCGCATGCATGTCACGATGACTCTGATACGTGGATCAAGCTTCCAGACGGCGAACCGGAGAGCGCGCGCGAGGAACCCTTGTACCAGGCGGAGATCGAGTTTGTTTCCGTCGATGGCGAACTCCGGATTACGAGCATGACGGAGCGGGCTGAACCGAAATGTTAGGTGAGTTCGTGCTAGCTGTGAGCCTCGTAGCTGCTGATTTCACAGAGACGGCTGGAGATCATCGCAGCTCTTCCTGCTCCCGACTTGAGGTCGCGACCGGGAGATGCGACGCGGGTGGTGGCCCGGAGATCGTCATTGGTGACGAGCGGGAGGGTGGTGGCCCGCCCGTCGCCCCCGCGCCGGGCCCGAACCCGGGCGCGATCCCTGCCCCGCCTGCGGTTCCCGGACCGTTGCTGCCCGGAGTCCCTGGCGTTCCAGGGGAGCAGGAAGACGACGGGCCGACGGACGTGTGCGCAACGCCTGAGCTGTGGCGTCCGCCGTGTTTGCCGCTCGATCCGGCTGAGCCGGCTCCCGTTCCCGCCCCGGTCGAGGAAGCAGCTCCGCCGCCCATCCCTCCCGTCATCACGGAGACGGACGTGGCGGTGTTTGCTCCGGTGCCCGTTGTTCCCGTCATCGAACCGCACGGTGTTGCCGTGCGCGGAGCACCGATGAACGTCGCTGTTCCCGTTCACGCGCACTCTGTGACGGGGTCGCTGTTTGGCGCTCCGGTCACGCTCACCTTCACGCCGGAATCGATCTGGCTCGACTACGGCGATGGGACAACGGGTTTCGCTGGCGCGACGGCGCCGACATGGGACGAGCTGGGCCAGGAACAGCTGACGGCCACGTCAACGAGCCATGCGTACCGCGAGGCCAGAACCTTCGAGGTGTCGGTGACGGTGGCGTACTCCGCGATCGCCGATTTCGGCCCGTGGGGTGTGTTTCCGATTGCCGGTGAGGTAGTTTCGAGCCCGGCCGCAGTCGACGTGCGGGTGTATGAGGTCGAAGCGCTGCTCGTCGAGCGAACGTGTGTGGAAGACCCAGCCGGTCCCGGTTGCTAAACGCAGCGGTCCGCTTCTGAGGCGTTACTTGACGGGCCAGGAGCCGTTGACGGACTCGCCCGGCTGCATCCGGCCCACCTTCACGAGGTATTCCGTGAGGCTTGTGGCCTGTTCCTTCGCCCAAATGATCTGTAGCGCGTGAAGCTCCGCGGCAGAGTCCGGGAGATCCTTCGAATAACGTCCGGCGATCGCCAAAGCAACGCGACCCGCAGCAATCGCGTCGGCCGACGCCTCGTGTGCGTCCTCGAGCGGCACGCCGTAGTGGGCGGCAACGAGATCCAGAGTGCGCTTGCCGCGGCGAAAGCGATCGTGTTGCTTGTCCACCACGAGCGGGTCAAAGACGGGCATCGGGCGCTCGATCGGAGTGATGTCGTGGCGAATCGCCTCGTTCTTCAGCACCGAAAAATCGAACGATGCGTTGTACGCGACGACGGGGATACCGCATTCGAGGAGTGCGCGAAGGGCATCGACGATCTCGGTGACGACGTCTGCGGCCGGGCGCCCCTCCGTACGCGCGCGCTCCGTGGAGATACCGTGAACGGCCGAGGCAGCCTCGGGGATATCAATGCCGGGGTCGGCCAGCCAGGAGCGCTCGTCGATGACGTTTCCGTGCTCGTCGAGAACGCCGACGTACGCCGTGACGATGCGATCGCGAACAACGTCGATTCCGGTGGTTTCGAGGTCGAACACCGCCACTCGGCTGAGCGGCTGACCCGCGACCGGCGCATACTGCGCGATGATTTCGTCGAAAGCCATGGGGGACTCCTCGGGAGGCAGAGGGGGAGAGTCGAGGGCGTTGAGGGAATCGGAATCGAACAGCACCGCAGCACCGCTGAGCTGCAGCTCTTGCGGGGAGGTGCTCCGAGTGCGAGCCGCGCGGGGTGCCCGTGGCGTCCACGTTGTCTTCTCGCCGGGATGTCCGATTTCATCCATCCCGAAGAGCGGCGGTGGATCCGGCCACGACGTCCTCATACTCTGACGGTATTCGCCTTCCCTGACATTCGACGTCTGCCACACCGGGGTCTCGGGCGGAAGCGCCGCGCCGCGCCATTAGACTCGCCTGGTGCCAGTGCCTTCTCCGTACGCCCAGCAACTCGCGGCGATTCCGGTGTCTCGTCGCGTTGTGACTGTCGCCGGATCCGACACGGTGTTTTGGGAGTACGGGCCGGCCGACGCGCCGCTGACGATTCTCGCCGTTCACGGTTTTCGTGGAGACCATCATGGCCTTGAACCGATCGTCGCCCACATGCCCGACGTCCGATGGATCATGCCTGATCTTCCGGGGTTCGGCGAAACCGGTCGCTTGAATCGGCCGCATGACCTTGCCGCCTTCACCGCGTGGCTTCGGGAGTTCGCCGCGAGTGTCGCGCCGGGCGCTGTGATCCTCGGTCACTCGTTCGGATCGATTGTCGTAGCGGCCGCGGTGGTCGAGGGCCTTCCGACGCCGCGAGTTGTGCTGGTCAATCCCATCGGCGCCCCGGCATTGCAGGGGCCGCGGGCGGTTCTGACGCGGTTGGCGCAGTTCTATTACTGGGCGTCGGCGAATCTTCCCCCGCGGATCGGCACCTGGTTGCTGCGTTCGCGCCTCATCGTCCGGGTGATGAGCGTGGCGATGGCAAAGACGCGTGACGCCGGGCTGCGCCGCTGGATCCACAATCAGCACGATCGCTTTTTCTCGGGATTCGCCGACAGGGCATCCCTGCACGAGGCGTTTGTGACGAGCGTCTCGCATGATGTGCGCGCGTATGCGCCCGAGATGCCGCAGCCGACCATGTTAGTGGCCGCCGTGCGCGACGACATCACGCCCATTGCTGCGGAGCGCCGGCTTGCCACGATGTTTCCCGACGCGACGCTTGTCGAGATCGACGATGTGGGGCACCTGATCCACTACGAAAAGCCTGCCGAAGCTGCGGCCGCGATTCGCGACTTTCTCGCGTAGACGCCGCTGTTAGCGGCGGTTCTCGCGTCGAGCGAGTTCCATCAGCCCGGAGACACGGTAGGAAATCGCTTCGCTCATCACGAGCTGCGTCTCGGTGCGGTCGACGCCTGAGACGCTCAGAATCCGAGCGTCAACGTCGAACAGGTGTCGTGCGTCGCGGCACGCTACGAGAGCAAGAAGATCGACCTGGCCGGAGACACCGTGCACCTGCACGACCTCGGGAACGCGCCGGAGTTCCTCGGTGATCTGCGGCAGCGACGCCTGGTCCACGCCGATCGACACGAATGCCTGCAGAGGGAAGCCAAGGGCGGTCGGCGAAATCGATCGCTCGAACGACTGGAAAACCCCCGCCTTATCAAGTCGGGACATCCGAGCCTGCACCGTGTTGCGCGAGAGGCGCAGCCGTTCAGCCAGCGCGACGACCGTAACGCGCGGATCGTCGCTGAGTGCGGCAATCAGCTCGAGGTCGACTTGATCGAGGGAGGTCATAATGCAAAATCCTACCAGGGCGCGGGGATACCGCCGATCAATGTGATCAGCCTGTGTTGCGCACACTGCGCGATACGACCCTGCTGCTCGAAGGAGGTGACCTACCCCACGAGCGCGGCGAGCGCGTCGACGTCCATGCCGTAGTCGATCCGTACCCGCGGCAGGGCCAACTTGTCTGCTCCGGCGTACACGCGGCCCGGTTCGATTGTCAGACCCAATTCGAATCCGGCGAGGCGCATGCCTTCTTTCGTACGCTCGTCGTAGTGGCCGAACGGATACGCGACAACCTCTTTCGCCCCGAGGATGGCGGCGGAGGTCTCGAGATCGGCAGCGATCTCTTCCGGCGACCAATTGACCATTCTGCCCTCGCCGTTTGCGCCCGCTTCGTGCATGTCATGCGTGTGCGATCGCTGCAGAACGTAGGGCGAAGGTGTGGGCTCATCGCGCCACTTCGTGATGACGAAACTCGTTGAGAGGATCTCGTACCTGTTCACGATCGGAACGGCGAGGTCGAACCAGCTCGCGTGCGCGTCATCATCGGTGACGATCACAGATTCCGGAGGCAGGTAGAGAGCCCCGTCGATGAAGGCGTCGAGCTCTTCCCAGCTGGGGAGGTAGAAGTCGTTCTCCGCCAGGTATCGCATGTGATCGTCGACGTCTCCGGCGTACGCCCAGTTCAGGCGTAACGGATCGTCGATGCCCTCGGGCTGATCCGTGAATTGGTGATACATCAAAACGGGCACTCCCACCGCGGCATCGGTCACTTCGTCGCTGCTGAGCCATGCGCCATGGAGGGTGAGCGCGCCGTCCTCGCACGCGACTCGCGTCGCGAGACCGACGCGCTGTGACCTGTCGAGTCCTTCTGCCGCCAGTTCGGTCTGGTACCAGCCGGCGAACACGACGTCGTCGCGAACAGGCTGGGGGAGGGGCGAAAACAGTGCGCCGTTTTCGTGTGTCGTGGTCTGATCGGTGATGCCCTCAGCAGACAGCGTGACGGAACACGCGCCGGCATCCTGTGGTTCGTCCGGCGCAGGGGTTTCGTTCGACGTCGGAGTCGGGGAAGGCACTGCGGATGTCGGATCGTGTCCGACCGGCGCATCTGTCGACGTTGCCGATCCGCGCCAGACGAGCACGACGATGACGACGACGATCGCGACGAGCGCTACGGTGATCGTGCGCAGCAGACGGCGGCGGCGCTGCCGAGTGACGCGCTGAGATCGGCTCATCATGCGGGTGCCCCGTGGTGCGGCCGGACGGCCCTAGACGCCGACGTACGACAGCACGCGGAACTCGGAGCCGGTGACCTCGATGATCTGCTGGGACCCGTTTTCGATTCGTTCATTCGGCAACGGATACCGGCCGTCCGAAGCGTGCTCGAGAACGCGCCGAATCAGCCCGCCGTGCGCCACAGCGATCACGTGCTCGTCTTCTGGACCGCCTGCGGCAATGTCAATCAGTGTCTGGACCGCACGGGCGAGAACCTCATCGTCCGTTTCGGCGCCGGGAACAACCTTGCCGCCGGCGTAGGTTTCCCAGTACGTTGACACGTCCATGCCCTCCGCCTCGCCATAACAGCGTTCCATGAGCCCATCGAACAGGGCGGGCTCTCCGAGGCCGAGGCTCTGTCCGATAATCTCGGCGGTTTCCTTCGCCCTGAGCAGGGGGCTCGCGGTGATCCGGGTGTACTCGCCTCCGCGGAGGGCTTCTGCGGCGGCCGCCGCCTGTGCGCGACCCGTTTCGTTGAGGGGAATGTCGCTACGCCCCTGTACCCGTCGGGCGCGGTTCCATTCGGTCTGGCCATGGCGGAGCAGAGCAATCACAGTCACGCGACGAGCCTAGCGTTATGAGAGGGGCGGAAGCTCCTCGGCCAGGGCGGCGAGAACCTCGCTGGTTCCGCCCTCCACCTTTACCGTCGCCCGCTGATCGCCCTTCGTCGTCCCACGATTGATGACGACAATCGGAAGTCGGCGCCGTCGTGCACGTTCGACGAGGCGAATGCCGCTGTTAACGACGAGGGAGGAACCCGCGATCACGAGGGCATCGGCCGCCAGAACAACCTGCTCCGCTTCACGGAAGCGCTCGGTGGGAATGTACTCGCCGAAGAACACCACCTCGGGTTTGAGGAGCCCGCCGCAGACCGTGCAATCGGGAATACGAAAATCGAGGTCGGCGTCGGGCGCAACATCGCCGTCCGGCCCCAGCGGAACATTCTCGGGGACCGTGATCCACGGATTCTCGCGCTCGATGCGTGAACCGATATCGCGCCGATCGAACACCTGCCCGCACTCGGTGCAGAGAACGCGGCGCATGGTTCCGTGGAGCTCAACCACGCGGTTCGACCCAGCCCGCAGGTGGAGGCCATCGACGTTCTGCGTCACCACACCCGTCGTATGCCCCGTGCGCTCCAGGCGGGCGAGCGAGGTGTGGCCGGCGTTCGGCTGAGCGGCCGAGAATGCCTGCCAGCCGAAGTGCGAACCCACCCAGTAGCGGGTGCGCGCGGCCGGATCCGCCAAGAACATCTGTGCGGTCATGGGGGAGCGCCGAGGCGCCCCCTCGCCCCGATAGTCGGGAATGCCGGAATCGGTGGAGACACCAGCACCCGTCAGCACCGCAAGCCGACGACCGGACAGAGCTTCGACCGCGCGGTCGATCTGTCGGCGCACCTGGGTGTCGGATGTCTCGGCGAACGTCACGCGACCGATCTTACGGCCGAGCGTGTGCTCCGGATTCTCTTCGGAGGACGCTGCGAGAGGATGGGGCCATGCAGCGTGTGCACATCGACGATCCCGCGGACCCGCAACTGGCCGATTACCGCAACCTCACCGACGTCGCCCTGCGCCGTGTTCTAGAGCCCCAGGGGGGGCTGTACATGGCTGAATCCGCCAAGGTGCTCGGCCGCGCGATTGCGGCGGGGCATGCGCCGAGATCCGTTCTGACGGCGGAGAAATGGCTTGACGACGTCGAGGAGCTGGTCGGCGACAGCGACATTCCGGTTTTCGTCGTGCCGGACGCGGTGGCCGAACAGGTCACCGGATACACCGTGCACCGCGGCATTCTTGCGGCGATGCACCGCCCGGCGCTTCCCTCCGTTGCCGAGGTGCTGCGTGACGCGCGAACCGTGCTCGTTCTGGAGGACATCGTCGACCACACCAACGTTGGCGCGGCCTTTCGCGGAGCCGCGGGCCTGGGAGCTGATGCTGTTCTTGTGACGCCGCGCTGCGCCGATCCGCTGTACCGGCGCAGTGTGCGCGTGTCGATGGGAACGGTTTTTCAGGTGCCGTGGACGCGACTTCCCGAATGGCGCACAAAAGGCGGCGACGGGGCCGCAGAGGTTCTGCATGCGTCAGGGTTTCACATTGCCGCGATGGCGCTGGCGGAGGACGCGGTTCCCCTCGATCGCTTCGCGGCCGAGCGCCCGGAGCGGGTGGCGTTTGCAATGGGCTCCGAAGGGCCGGGCCTCAGCCGCTGGGCGCAGGAATCCGCCGACACGAAGGTGATCATCCCGATGGCGGGAGGCGTTGATTCTCTCAACGTGGCCTCCGCGTCTGCGGTTGCGCTGTGGGCGCTTCAGCACCCACCGGCCTGAGTGGATCAGACTCCGCTATCGCCGCCGATGACCGGCACGACATCGGGACGCTTCGGAAGAACGCCATCGCCGGATGACTGATGGCGCAGGCGCCGAAGCACCCACGGGACCAGGTGAGTGCGCGCCCACACGAGATCATCGCCGCGGGCCGCGCGCCATGTCCGCTGCGGGGTGGGATCGGGCCGCATCGGCTGAAGGCCGTTGGGCACGTTGAGCGCGCGGAGGACCATCCGTGCGACCTCGTGGTGTCCCAGCGTGTTCAGATGCAGGCGGTCGGTTGCCCAGAAACGCGGATCCTGGATCTCCTTCAGCGCCCACAGATCGGCAACGATCGCATCGTGTTTATCGGCGATCGCTCGGACGTTCTCGTTGTAGATCGCAATCTTGCCGCGGAACGGGCGGAACACCGGGTTCCAGGCAACGTCGAAGCCCGTGAATACGACGACGGCGGCGCCATCGGCGCTCAAACGGGTGACGGTTTCATCGAAAAGTGTGGCGATCTCGTCGGGGTCGGTTCCGGGCCGGATGACGTCATTGCCCCCAGCCCCGAGAGTCACCAGATCGGGCTTGAGAGACACAGCGGCCTCGATCTGCTCGTCGTGAATCTGCCGGATCAGCTTTCCCCGCACCGCGAGGTTGGCATAGGCGAAGCCGTCCACCTGCGATGCCAGCACCTCGGCGACGCGATCGGCCCAGCCGCGGTGTCCCCCCGGTGATGACTCTTCCGGGTCTCCTAGCCCCTCCGTGAAGGAATCGCCAACGGATACCATCCGTCGCCAGGGGTGAGCATCATCGTTCGGGACGAAGGGTGTGCGTGCCTCGGTCGAGTTCATCGGTCCTCCAGATGTTCCGCCCTCGGAATATATCTCGTGATACCGAGTGCGTCCACCGCCTGAGAGTCACACCGGAGCGATGTCGGGGGACGCGACTATCGTGGTCCCTCGTGGTTCTGAGTCCGTCGTATCCGCAGAGGGCCCCGAGGGGTACCGCTGGTCGACTGCGCGCGTGGCAGCAGGAAGCACTCGATAGGTTCTTCGATGCCGACCAGAAGAACTTCCTCGTTGCGGCGACCCCCGGCGCAGGAAAAACCACGTACGCGCTCACGGTGGCCCGTGAACTGCGCGATCGTGGTGAGATCGACCGAATCGTCGTTGTCTGCCCCACGGAGCACCTCAAAACGCAGTGGGCCGATGCCGCGAGCCGCGTCTCGATCCGCCTCGACCCCGATTTCAAAAACAGCCTTCCCGTGCTGTCGCGGCACTATCACGGCGCCGTTGTCACCTACGCGCAGATCGCGGTCAAATCTGAGGTGCACAGGAGGCTCGTCGAACAGGCCCGCACGCTCGTGATCCTGGACGAGGTGCACCACGGTGGTGATGCCCTCAGCTGGGGCGACGCGATCCGTGATGCCTATGCCCCCGCCAAACGCCGCCTCCTGCTGAGTGGAACGCCATTCCGCAGCGACGATGCCCCCATCCCCTTCGTGGAATACACACCCGATGAAAAGGGCGCGCGCACATCGATCACCGACTACAGCTACGGCTACGACCGCGCCCTCGCTGACGGCGTTGTCCGGCCTGTTCTCTTCCACGTCTACACAGGGCACATGAAGTGGCGCACCCGCATGGGGGACGAACTCGAAGCGAATCTCGGCCAAGACAACACGAAGGACATCACCAGCCAGGCGTGGCGAACGGCTCTCGAC containing:
- the smc gene encoding chromosome segregation protein SMC, which translates into the protein MHLKSLTLKGFKSFAKPTTFVLEPGVTAIVGPNGSGKSNVVDGLAWVMGEQGAKSLRGGKMEDVIFAGTATRGPLGRAEVQLTIDNADGALPIDYSEVSIRRTLFRSGQSEYAINGETCRLLDVQELLSDSGLGREMHVIVGQGRLDTVLRATPEERRGFIEEAAGILKHRRRKEKTVRKLDAMEQNLARLSDLAGEVRRQLKPLGRQAEIARQAQTIAAVVRDAKSRIYADDVLQLKAALEEFARGERERHTERIALEDQVATVRARIAHLERSQTARAVDEAQRVLFGLEQAQERIRGLFTLANQRLSLLGADADDHQAVVTVSQQAIDAAREEVTRLKDGIGDAQDAAQAASRAVGSVRTDLDALDAEIARQSALVSEHDMKLNTLRGSAEAAQQTLDAVRGAVVRQQQALDAANDRRAQAEADVSALEAAEASEERAAHHQSDYERAQRDVSAAEKALEEVRGAHREAEREADALTAKVAALGSALDVTNAAGSIIARDDDGVMGLVSESVQVRAGFEQAIEAVLGPLAEGVLVARRDDAYRLAATTGDAGAVDVVIAEAEQGDAVPAVSGADRAIDVVSAPSGIKGVLASVLIVSELADAPAIFDGLPEGWRSSAIVVTRNGEVATLRTVRAGSGGGTSRLALQAERDDAAALLEQVSGEVERLAQERQMCQRRVQETRAVQRNALEALRGHDARLAQEAERVNRVTVRHEAAVAECERLSNDLVRAQEAVTDSEARATRAAAELAAMQQLPRPSLDVSAREGLQEALEKAREDEMAARLDVETTRERVRAAEAHAAGLENQREREQRAAEQAARRAVLRQRQRDIAEGVAEQLPAILDSVDRSVSQARIALSEAEKTRSSVSQELRGLRDQETTIRERLAGITQAVHGVELQVHEKKLHLVSITERVQSELGISEDILLAEYGPDQPVPLDDVLAEQTRDDDELDGEPESVPYVRAEQEKRLRTAERKLSQLGRVNPLALEEFAALEQRHSFLTEQLDDLVRTRKDLQSIIGDLDERMQRIFADAFEDTKQAFGEIFPILFPGGAGSISLTNPDDMLTTGIEVSVRPVGKKIERLSLLSGGERSLAAVALLTAIFQARPSPFYILDEVEAALDDANLGRLLGVFEKLRENSQLLVITHQKRTMEIADALYGVSMRQDGVSAVVGQRIVERSAS
- a CDS encoding class I SAM-dependent methyltransferase → MTLAEAYDAVAPTLRRWPDVEAHDLVAADQSDRLILREAEPFAVDTRDIVVIGDRYGALTLSLLAALPDVRVRLHQDLITGERALVRNAEVLGADPARITWHDLDDTLVRDATLVLLVLPRGLDALDEISAVIAASARDDVRVVAGGRVKHMTPSMNETLAAHFTAVHASRGASKSRVLHASRPTRPASERTWPRTRRHDDVGLTLVAHGAAFAGTSLDIGTRFLLEHLGQIPHTRDAIDLGCGTGALAAAYALARPGTRVIASDRSAAAVASARETMTANGVDDRVTVVRDDGLAQQPDASADLVLLNPPFHSGAAVTDAIAPRLFADAARVLRPGGELWTVWNSHLRYRPQLESIVGPTRQIARNRTFTITATTGR
- a CDS encoding 3'-5' exonuclease, yielding MAFDEIIAQYAPVAGQPLSRVAVFDLETTGIDVVRDRIVTAYVGVLDEHGNVIDERSWLADPGIDIPEAASAVHGISTERARTEGRPAADVVTEIVDALRALLECGIPVVAYNASFDFSVLKNEAIRHDITPIERPMPVFDPLVVDKQHDRFRRGKRTLDLVAAHYGVPLEDAHEASADAIAAGRVALAIAGRYSKDLPDSAAELHALQIIWAKEQATSLTEYLVKVGRMQPGESVNGSWPVK
- a CDS encoding alpha/beta fold hydrolase, with the translated sequence MPVPSPYAQQLAAIPVSRRVVTVAGSDTVFWEYGPADAPLTILAVHGFRGDHHGLEPIVAHMPDVRWIMPDLPGFGETGRLNRPHDLAAFTAWLREFAASVAPGAVILGHSFGSIVVAAAVVEGLPTPRVVLVNPIGAPALQGPRAVLTRLAQFYYWASANLPPRIGTWLLRSRLIVRVMSVAMAKTRDAGLRRWIHNQHDRFFSGFADRASLHEAFVTSVSHDVRAYAPEMPQPTMLVAAVRDDITPIAAERRLATMFPDATLVEIDDVGHLIHYEKPAEAAAAIRDFLA
- a CDS encoding Lrp/AsnC family transcriptional regulator — protein: MTSLDQVDLELIAALSDDPRVTVVALAERLRLSRNTVQARMSRLDKAGVFQSFERSISPTALGFPLQAFVSIGVDQASLPQITEELRRVPEVVQVHGVSGQVDLLALVACRDARHLFDVDARILSVSGVDRTETQLVMSEAISYRVSGLMELARRENRR